A single genomic interval of Portunus trituberculatus isolate SZX2019 chromosome 41, ASM1759143v1, whole genome shotgun sequence harbors:
- the LOC123516909 gene encoding uncharacterized protein LOC123516909 isoform X6, which translates to MMGLWVAVAAAAVGCLGHALAMPVSQEGSGGERAWSGRQYVEAGLGVAALLTSVTTLLACACCKRSRGFKRTDSGHEVRCAHQERAERGEQELGSVSSRVAGSSSTLAQGPREEITLFPPAGLSLSTTQINFEPLPDIRPRPSALGHARPASDRTLPPFFPGRSPSSPAAAPPTPTDEWFAEPHQSFPRNQLQYVRELGQGWFGQVLEGRAAGVFSDHTKGESPVSTTVGSGGLTPVAVKVLREDASPSEQQYFLQELRPYRDLSHPNVLRVLAHCLEAEPFLILLQLCPRGDLKAVLRSDRSLSEVALLRMTLDVASGLTHMHAHHFIHTDLAARNCVVEEDNSVKIGDYGFSLNSYKDEYYCAGDVALPLRWCSPETLKCTDTTIETKEVTKAANVWSFGVVMWEIASRGDLPYHHLDHEQVIQDVIVDQTTQLDLPSNLQLHAGKLYNIMKQCWEGEESRPAMMHTHSLLAHLWEHAAATPDQDTSSLGDFEQRWNQLQQLDCRDHSIMHTGNTSSLRFESDFNLSSAMDTQPLGEAMSPSLQNLHGSAEDLDARIDARFKPLPSWLGVEPGQQIDSLTQEITDAILKLDDYLAGEKSEPSTGQTSPEKGGVNFKLGKDSFVSNPPESIATRMGGISIDDGRGHPSLTGALSEEEEGFSMKLEQGAFTEMVRLKSQSVQDFMKLTVVDDASDSDTTSQRNSLGFEPLSQEKTFSSEGNIKEALRDAKFMGDLERLQAEHRYSIITEVSRECASSIEYRNQGLNGDTFLSEYHQEDETPQGGSTDRLIIDAESEGSSNSHERLHSEQDPFLCKLISSETTEETVKKVCDAKEGKSAPSDETDNSVGVKPLPASPDCVVSSREPKPVALPDIVAHNGGSSLAHSSLSPPTSPSAFTHINSNQRKEFRFIFGNEMAEGPKSAEEDLPDGSAHVTSVVFSENIKEETAEGSLKDNSQEKSVLGSTSDEESLSNATEHVVKGNYVDSFDDRSDSDNFSLYDKHFVEGRTSTPFKVLSLTRTGVMDKDELQSECLNSEFSGSLTSSKEETADINSSQNNEVKQRLVFSTSSSEGKDTSNKGEQGKNEGLSSIKEESVPSYTPEEIVKGEEIVIGALEDYSLDLYKAVKSTEAPPVSPSSDAPAAQLPGSEDTKISAEFSGIEFDLDQWDKFLGKTLSRENSCSDPVFMEGIIGDGDVACDAVNDSVAVGFEQDILNKEDISANATSSNISDFVSPSFYTAHEGVSSTLVGSGEGTQVLSESELSLKGDRKLEHKSATPPEVTQQSSKASPLSEALTENHQSVQSEESFHTVASKVSTSPEHLHHDKTPTLVDNTTTTPSSATSAGLEEAVMEESMYSNTSWGEFPSPQFSYKKEAPVDTSFEQSGEVEPVSTKTKLKLDLAGGMLGGIPDHFSSDILDPVVHTNNSAYSVDSDNFKQEKCPENLLLNNDVDSMPMTREVINGLETERSSSDANGVSSALQFGSPSSDPHTTLIIQGEDDLSPSAYQGSWSARGDGEGALRGNELENGDFWEQQMVAWQAAAFQTRQLLQEAAGQGEEGVVQEQTKRQEEEEVSPRSDASSSSKSLYSSTDLLNLDDEGTYVSYNTTDEEEVLGYRPEDISALRAELSLKLETGQGESQQQEPEEPEDPAILDRDNVVINYRGIISSTLSPIKEESFLEEDDTPGRRGSHGNGVEGDSVLDWSIEFEEPASNDCEESKSNTFVISDSSIMQLSAPLQIEHLSGVQTGTKADDGSSQSPQECSRIAGEALGASLENTHDSLILEDLDEEDGPASIQIYNSGTNLDAEDILVVNTETNEATIVDQGKPRSHLAFVTEQEPPPEAPPLHPLGFEDTDDVAPESIPSEEGRSLQQLLRREQAASGKLSWDQTDSHGIQEDERSSESKSTTEFVITSGDAPSSSPEGIQVPAYHSYFTSALSSISHPSASLEEPPLYEQVEQISLPYEVNYPPPTALEEEEEELHSLEDVQQQQQGDGSTGGHNISEIEDDEDAAPIKLSFLGRLYSDEDKEEQHKKPKAEREATLLSDSEGEDLPNKLTVLPKTEEPSSLRHMTSAEFLASEMYKTNDAEEVEEQLTAEADSEEDSEDENSPRGSPAKGEGASPTSHESRYTPDWETDSDTDDDSSSTSGEFMWKEEEEEKDKHVEEKPGEPCQPAPYILDIIEEEPHEDEEREEGELSEDSESGEEEFTPSQWNSDLTPSHSLLKSPQNKSSLKKRVRWKRQRHHRVYEYPPEPRSWEHSLTEPQYRRSWGRSSLDYLSLAGFLVDNGEFFIRSSGSPFTFTRSSFSASDFFPGGHSSDYDVIFGSTAQTAGVPFSNCKVPECPPEVSEEQVTYSSKEERQLEEDLQASTLTQEESEQQGGGSGSLGQLRHTRDKLRLEIPSLTLASDSNKGSPSALENGCSGLECSEQNFVIMNHNRVEPEVSEV; encoded by the exons GTGTTGGAGGGCCGTGCAGCAGGGGTGTTCAGTGACCACACTAAAGGTGAGTCTCCAGTGAGCACAACAGTGGGCAGCGGTGGCCTCACCCCTGTGGCTGTGAAGGTGCTGCGGGAGGATGCCTCACCCTCAGAGCAGCAGTACTTCCTTCAGGAGCTACGACCATACCGTGACTTGTCCCACCCCAACGTGCTGCGGGTGCTGGCACACTGCCTGGAGGCAGAGCCCTTCCTCATCCTGCTGCAGCTGTGTCCCAGG GGGGACCTCAAGGCTGTGCTGAGGAGTGACAGGAGTCTGAGCGAGGTAGCATTGCTTCGCATGACCCTGGATGTGGCATCCGGcctcacacacatgcatgcacatcACTTCATCCACAC GGACTTGGCTGCCAGGAACTGTGTGGTAGAGGAAGACAACTCTGTGAAGATTGGAGACTATGGGTTCAGTTTAAATTCTTATAAG GATGAGTACTACTGTGCTGGTGATGTGGCACTTCCCCTGCGGTGGTGCTCCCCAGAAACCCTCAAGTGCACCGACACCACCATTGAGACCAAGGAG GTTACCAAGGCAGCCAATGTGTGGAGCTTTGGTGTGGTAATGTGGGAGATAGCCAGCCGAGGTGACCTGCCGTACCACCACTTGGACCACGAGCAGGTGATCCAGGATGTCATTGTGGACCAGACAACCCAGCTGGACCTTCCGTCAAACCTGCAGCTCCATGCCGGCAAGCT GTACAACATCATGAAGCAGtgctgggagggggaggagagccGCCCTGCCATGATGCACACCCACTCCCTTCTGGCACACCTGTGGGAGCATGCTGCTGCCACACCCGACCAAGACACCTCCTCCCTAGGAGACTTTGAGCAGCGGTGGAACCAACTCCAGCAGCTGGACTGCCGTGACCACAGCATCATGCACACTGGCAACACCTCAAGCCTCAG ATTTGAGAGCGACTTTAATTTGTCATCAGCAATGGACACTCAACCTCTGGGTGAGGCAATGTCTCCCAGCCTGCAAAACCTGCATGGATCTGCTGAGGACTTGGATGCAAGGATAGATGCCAGGTTCAAGCCTCTGCCTTCCTGGCTTGGTGTGGAGCCTGGCCAACAGATTGACAGTCTCACACAGGAGATCACTGATGCCATACTCAAGCTTGATGACTATCTGGCTGGAGAGAAATCAGAGCCCAGCACTGGTCAGACTTCCCCAGAAAAGGGGGGAGTGAACTTCAAGCTGGGTAAGGATTCCTTTGTCTCCAACCCCCCTGAGTCCATTGCTACTCGAATGGGGGGAATATCCATCGATGATGGGAGAGGCCACCCTAGCCTCACAGGAGCactgtcagaggaggaggaaggattctCTATGAAGTTGGAACAAGGAGCATTCACAGAAATGGTGCGCCTCAAGAGCCAGAGTGTGCAGGATTTTATGAAGCTGACAGTGGTGGACGATGCCAGTGACTCGGACACTACTAGTCAGCGCAACTCCCTTGGTTTTGAACCACTATCACAAGAGAAGACTTTTTCCAGTGAGGGGAACATTAAGGAGGCACTGAGGGATGCCAAGTTCATGGGAGACCTGGAGCGTCTGCAGGCAGAGCACCGGTATTCCATCATCACGGAGGTGAGCAGGGAGTGTGCTTCCTCCATAGAATACAGGAACCAAGGCCTTAATGGAGACACATTCTTGAGTGAGTACCACCAAGAGGATGAGACTCCACAAGGCGGCTCCACTGACAGGCTGATAATTGATGCTGAGTCGGAGGGTTCCAGTAATTCTCATGAGAGACTACACAGTGAACAGGATCCTTTTTTATGTAAACTGATCTCCTCTGAGACAACAGAGGAGACAGTGAAGAAAGTCTGTGAtgcaaaagagggaaagagtgcACCCTCTGATGAAACAGACAACAGTGTGGGAGTGAAgcctcttcctgcttcccctGACTGTGTGGTGTCTTCCCGGGAGCCTAAGCCAGTGGCTCTCCCAGACATTGTGGCTCACAATGGAGGCTCCAGCCTGGCCCACTCGTCTCTCTCACCCCCAACAAGCCCCTCTGCCTTCACTCATATCAACAGTAATCAGCGTAAAGAGTTCCGTTTCATATTTGGGAATGAAATGGCTGAAGGCCCCAAGAGTGCTGAGGAGGATCTGCCTGATGGCTCAGCACATGTGACATCTGTGGTGTTCAGTGAAAACATCAAAGAGGAGACAGCTGAAGGTAGTCTGAAGGACAATAGTCAAGAGAAAAGTGTTTTAGGAAGTACCAGTGATGAAGAAAGCTTATCAAATGCAACAGAGCATGTAGTGAAAGGTAATTATGTGGATTCATTTGATGATAGAAGTGATTCCGATAATTTTTCCCTGTATGACAAACATTTTGTTGAGGGACGAACAAGCACACCATTTAAAGTCCTGAGTCTGACCAGAACAGGAGTGATGGATAAGGATGAGTTACAAAGTGAATGTTTAAATAGTGAATTCAGTGGATCTCTAACTAGTAGTAAAGAAGAGACTGCTGATATTAACAGCTCACAGAACAACGAAGTTAAACAGAGACTTGTATTcagtacaagtagtagtgaAGGTAAAGACACCAGTAATAAAGGtgaacaaggaaagaatgagggccTGTCAAgtataaaagaggaaagtgtgCCCAGCTACACCCCTGAGGAGATAgtgaaaggggaagagatagTGATTGGAGCCTTGGAAGACTACTCTCTGGATCTATATAAAGCTGTCAAGTCCACAGAGGCTCCTCCAGTCAGTCCGTCATCTGATGCACCAGCTGCACAACTCCCCGGGTCCGAGGACACAAAGATTAGTGCCGAGTTCAGTGGTATTGAGTTTGATCTTGATCAGTGGGACAAATTTCTAGGAAAAACATTGAGTAGAGAAAATTCATGCTCAGATCCTGTATTTATGGAAGGTATTATTGGAGATGGGGACGTTGCGTGTGATGCAGTGAACGACTCAGTTGCTGTCGGCTTTGAACAAGATATTCTGAACAAAGAGGATATTTCAGCAAATGCTACTTCTTCAAACATATCTGATTTTGTTAGTCCAAGTTTTTACACTGCACATGAAGGTGTGAGCAGCACCTTAGTTGGCTCAGGTGAGGGCACTCAGGTGTTGTCTGAGTCAGAGCTCAGTCTGAAGGGTGACAGAAAGCTAGAGCATAAGTCTGCCACACCACCAGAGGTAACACAACAGTCCAGCAAAGCCTCACCTCTCAGTGAAGCATTGACTGAGAATCATCAATCGGTGCAGAGTGAAGAGTCCTTCCACACTGTAGCTTCTAAAGTGTCCACATCACCAGAGCATTTGCACCATGATAAAACTCCTACACTGGTGGACAATACAACCACCACCCCTAGCAGTGCCACCAGTGCTGGACTGGAAGAGGCAGTGATGGAGGAGTCCATGTACTCTAACACCAGCTGGGGAGAGTTCCCCTCTCCTCAGTTCTCATACAAGAAAGAAGCTCCAGTCGATACCTCATTTGAACAGTCTGGTGAAGTTGAACCTGTGAGCACAAAGACCAAACTGAAGCTAGACTTGGCTGGAGGAATGTTGGGTGGAATTCCAgaccatttttccagtgacattTTGGATCCAGTAGTGCATACAAACAACAGTGCATATTCTGTAGACAGTGACAATTTCAAACAAGAAAAGTGTCCAGAAAATTTGCTACTAAATAATGATGTGGATTCTATGCCCATGACCAGGGAAGTTATAAATGGtttagagacagaaagaagtaGTTCAGATGCCAATGGTGTGTCCAGTGCCTTACAATTTGGGTCGCCAAGCTCAGATCCTCACACTACCTTGATCATTCAGGGTGAAGATGACCTTTCCCCAAGTGCTTATCAGGGGAGTTGGTCTGCTCGAGGTGACGGTGAGGGAGCCCTGCGGGGTAATGAATTAGAAAATGGAGATTTTTGGGAACAGCAAATGGTGGCATGGCAAGCAGCAGCTTTTCAGACTCGACAGCTGCTGCAGGAAGCAGCTGgtcaaggagaggagggagtagTGCAGGAACAAAccaaaagacaagaggaagaggaagttagtCCTCGAAGTGAtgcatcctcctcttccaaaaGCTTATACTCTTCCACTGATTTGCTGAACTTGGATGATGAAGGAACATACGTATCGTACAACACAACAGACGAGGAAGAAGTGCTTGGCTACAGACCCGAGGATATCAGTGCTCTGCGTGCTGAGTTGAGCCTCAAGCTGGAGACTGGGCAGGGAGAGTCACAGCAGCAGGAGCCAGAAGAGCCAGAGGATCCTGCCATTCTAGACAGAGACAATGTGGTCATTAACTATAGAGGAATAATTTCCTCCACCTTGTCTCCGATCAAAGAGGAAAGCTTCCTTGAAGAGGATGATACtccaggaaggaggggaagccaTGGAAATGGTGTAGAGGGTGACTCAGTACTGGACTGGAGCATAGAGTTTGAGGAACCTGCCTCCAATGACTGTGAAGAAAGTAAATCTAATACATTTGTGATAAGCGACTCCAGCATCATGCAGCTATCTGCGCCACTCCAGATAGAACATCTGTCTGGGGTACAGACAGGCACCAAGGCTGATGATGGCAGCAGCCAAAGCCCACAAGAGTGCTCAAGAATTGCTGGAGAAGCTTTGGGAGCTTCTCTGGAGAATACTCATGATAGCTTGATATTAGAAGACCTGGATGAAGAGGATGGCCCTGCCTCCATACAGATTTACAACTCTGGAACAAACCTTGATGCTGAGGACATATTAGTTGTCAATACGGAAACCAATGAGGCAACCATTGTGGACCAGGGGAAGCCCAGAAGCCACTTGGCCTTTGTAACAGAGCAAGAACCACCCCCTGAAGCCCCTCCACTCCACCCATTGGGTTTTGAGGACACAGATGATGTAGCTCCAGAATCCATCCCCTCAGAGGAAGGTCGCTCCCTGCAGCAGCTGCTGCGGCGGGAGCAGGCTGCTTCCGGCAAGCTGTCCTGGGATCAGACAGACAGCCATGGCATccaagaagatgaaagaagctCAGAATCAAAATCAACAACAGAGTTTGTCATCACCAGCGGTGATGCACCAAGCAGTTCTCCCGAGGGCATCCAGGTTCCTGCCTATCACTCATACTTCACATCTGCCCTCAGCAGCATCTCCCACCCTAGTGCCAGTCTTGAGGAGCCTCCTCTGTATGAGCAGGTGGAACAAATCTCACTTCCTTATGAGGTCAACTATCCTCCACCAAcagcactggaggaggaggaggaagaactgcACAGTCTGGAGGAtgtgcagcaacagcagcaaggtGATGGCAGCACTGGTGGCCACAATATTAGTGAAATtgaggatgatgaagatgcTGCTCCTATCAAACTGAGCTTCCTTGGTCGCCTATACTCTgatgaggacaaggaggagcagCACAAGAAACCTAAGGCTGAGAGGGAGGCCACACTTCTCTCAGACTCTGAGGGAGAAGATCTTCCCAACAAACTTACAGTCCTTCCCAAAACTGAGGAGCCCAGTAGCCTCAGACACATGACATCGGCAGAGTTTTTGGCTTCAGAGATGTACAAG ACTAATGATGCTGAAGAGGTTGAGGAGCAGCTAACAGCTGAGGCAGACTCTGAGGAGGACTCAGAAGATGAAAACAGCCCCAGAGGGAGTCCTGCCAAGGGTGAAGGAGCAAGTCCTACTTCTCATGAATCCAGATACACTCCAGACTGGGAGACAGACTCCGACACTGATGACGACAGTTCCTCCACCAGTGGGGAGTTCATGTGGAAG gaggaggaggaggagaaggacaaacatgtagaagaaaag CCTGGGGAGCCATGCCAGCCTGCCCCCTACATCCTGGACATCATAGAGGAAGAGCCgcatgaagatgaagagagagaggaaggagaacttTCTGAAGACTCAGAAAGCGGAGAAGAAGAATTCACTCCTTCCCAGTGGAATTCTGACTTGACTCCTTCACATTCATTACTTAAGAGTCCTCAGAACAAGTCT AGCCTGAAGAAGAGAGTGCGATGGAAGAGGCAGCGACACCACCGTGTGTATGAATATCCCCCCGAGCCCCGGTCCTGGGAGCACTCTCTCACCGAGCCCCAGTACCGCCGTTCCTGGGGACGCTCCTCCCTGGACTACCTCAGCCTGGCAG GCTTCCTTGTTGACAATGGTGAGTTCTTCATCCGATCTTCTGGGTCACCATTTACTTTCACAAGATCATCATTCTCTGCCTCTGACTTCTTTCCTGGAGGGCACTCATCAGACTATGATGTCATCTTTGGCAGCACTGCACAGACTGCTGGGGTGCCATTCTCCAACTGCAAGGTGCCAGAGTGTCCTCCTGAGGTCAGTGAAGAGCAGGTGACATATTccagtaaggaagaaagacagttaGAAGAAGACCTGCAAGCCTCAACTCTCACTCAAGAGGAAAGTGAGCAGCAggggggaggcagtggaagcCTGGGTCAGCTTAGGCATACAAGGGATAAGTTACGCTTGGAAATTCCCTCACTAACCCTGGCTAGTGACTCCAACAAGGGTTCACCAAGTGCCCTGGAAAATGGATGCAGTGGTCTGGAGTGCAGTGAACAGAACTTTGTCATTATGAACCATAACAGAGTAGAACCAGAAGTGAGCGAGGTTTGA